From Quercus lobata isolate SW786 chromosome 11, ValleyOak3.0 Primary Assembly, whole genome shotgun sequence:
GCATTTAATGTACAATTTCTAGAAGAGTATGCAATAACTGTTGGTTGAAAAGATACCTTTGTTCCTGGAGTAACATGTTTTCAATGGATGATGTAATTGATAAACCATTCATAATGCAAACAAACACTAGAAAACACTAATTTCGTGCAAATCCAATGAAGCTTCACAAGATAACACTAATCAAATGTTTCGTGGCGCAAAGGGCAAGCAAGTCTATTGTCACGCCTCCCACGCTCACGGGCAAACAAGATGCAGGCTACTCACTAGTGTACCAATAGTCCACGAGTCTAGCGGTTGTGGTCAAGtgacacatgaaaaaaaaaaaaaaaaaaaaaacctgattctaaaatttatttattgagttataagatttttgacacaaatatTGGCACAAATGAAATCAGAATTTTATATTTGGGGTTCAAAATGTGAACTCAAAAGTCTATTATAATATCATCTTCTATTTTATTGtgaaatcttattttattaataatatttacaatTGAAAGTACTCGTTTTATAATTACAATTGAAACTAGAAGagtgtgtaaaaatacaatcaatttaaaacaaattggtagtgtattgattttttagtcgatgaaacaattaaaaaaattaaaaaattttaaaacccaaatgTTGAATTATGTTATGCTCATAATGGTGAGTTCCATTTTCAAATGTAGCTTTTAGTGAATTTGTGAATTCTTGTGGATAAAATGTGTTTATCAACAAATAATTATCATCgatctaaaataaaattcatgtgCCTCTCGAGAATCAAGAGTTAAGTTAAGAAtaagtatcttttttttttagagagataattacaacatgctgctaactcCATAGTTCGAACCCTTTCTCCCTAGACCCCCAAACACTTTGTGCAtgaggaggtgccaattcagctacaagacCTTTGGCTAATAATAAGTATCTTCACTACTATATGTTCAgtaaattgatatttaattctttaaatatataaatgataataataCTCAATTATAAAGTCATCTTACCAAACACCTAGACGGTCCTTTAAGTGGCGTTTGACaatacaaaaatattcaaatatcAAAGTCCCAACTTTTAAATTGGAtcccaaataaacaaacaaccaaaGTTTGATAACAAGCACATAATTATAATgcaaaaatcttcttttttattttcgcttagcaaaaagttttttatataagagatttgttttgacttttttttttttttgagcaaaagaTTTGTTTTGACTttgatacaatatatatatatatatatagtttttgttttggaatggACTACTTGTCACAAATAGGActactttgaattttttgaaacttttctcaattttatttagTGTGCGTTTGTGTTTACCTTTTTGGTTGGGTCCCACGGCACTGTTCATGATCCAGCCAAAAATGCAAAAACGCGCATAACCATGCATTTTTGGGTCCCACGATATTATtcacacttttaaaaattattttgctacagtgtttttagtaaaataagcggtatccaaacagacccttattGTAAATCCTATTAACATatatgattaaaaataaaaatccaaggGCATccctcctttcttttctttttaaatttttttatatagagatATGGTAAAATTTAAACCTATGATGTTCACTTTATGATAATTGCCCATATCATCAGATTAAAACACTAGTTGATTTTTGGTATTGATAGGGTTTTGAACTTAAATCTCTAATTCAACGATGAGAAACTTTACCAGTCAAGTTAACTGGAACACACTCATCCCCTCCTTTAAATCCCTTAATAGTTCTACACTTGACTagcagtaattaaaaaaaaaaaaaactcaatctcATTAAGAGCCTTCCAAtttatatttcaacaattaCAGTATGTTTAGTATATGATTTTGCCCCCTTTATACTCGAGTTACTTTATAAGGGAAACTGTGATAGGTATAGCATAGCAGCCACGTTGAGATAGTATTTTTTAATTGgcatcatatttttttttccttttttttttaaataataataatttgatagttggtgGAGGGacatttgaaaaaataataatttaatagttagtGGAGGgatatttaaactttaaatgtTTCCATTATAAACATATgcaagtttatatatatatatattatacataataattgttctttattattaaacCAAGACGTCAATTGGTTATTGGTATATTGTACCAAAGGTGTACGATGGTTGGTGAAtgattattgataagtaaaaaagttaTATTAGTTGTGAAACTCATATAAGAACTTGTAAAAATTAgccacattaataatttataaaaataatacataataaTTTGTGATTATAACATTACTTTTGACGACAATAGACTTTATCGATCGAGCTAACAATTCATATTATTTCTAAATCATGCACAATATTGTCATTTCATTTCAAGAAGTGGAAGAAGCAGGAGTGCTCTAGGTATAAACgtgatatttttgaaaaaagtataccaaaatttaaaagtttttacttaaaaataaaaatataccaaaatttataatattgttagattattattattattattttttcatttctttttttctggtCAGAGATCCTCTAAATTTTATTTcgtttaatatatttatttgttcttttgtaGGAGTATAATAGAGTAGAGActtttgagagaggagagagagagagagagagagtgcttGTCGGTCTGTTGTGAGGACGACTCCGATTgcacaaaatcaaaaacttgGCGTCTCAAACGCTTTCCTAATCCAAATACTCTGACTACTTGTCCTGCTATAGATTACTACGCTTCCTTCCATATAACCAATCGAATGTGACCTCTCCTTCTTCGCCAACTACTCTCACTGCCGTTCTTCTctatgcctctctctctctctctctctctctctctctagattaACATCTCCTACAGCCTTTTTCATCGCCATATaatcaaaattacatttttccaTCTGGGTTTTAGATTTTAGCTTCTGGgttctcttttgttttcttgttcttgttcttgttcttgttcttcttccaTTGGCAGTTtgcatatatacatacatatatatttctttgtgtgtgtgtgtctctctctctcacatggcTGCAGCCTCGTCTGTCACATCTCCGCTGTGCACGTGGCTTGTGGCTGCTTGCATGTCGGTCACGTGCGGAGGGGACCAATCCACGTGCCCTTCCATGTTGGGCTCCTCCTCGTACAGCCGCAACAAGCGTCTCTTTGGCAGCAAATGGGGTCGCAGGAAGAGGGTGTTCTTGTCCAAATGTAGCTCCGAATTGCAGAGCCAGAGGGACTTGATTTCCTCTCTCTGTGGATCCAGCTTTCAGGGCCTCATGACTTCTTGCCTCGCTTTCGAGCCTTGCAATCAGTACTATGCCTCCAACGcttccttttcctctcttttcggATCCAGCAATGTTCGTGTCCCTTCAAATCGGAGACACACCCGTTTCAATCGAGCCGTCCGTTCAGGTACTCCTCATTCCTCATTAGCTTCTCCTGTTTTTTCTTAACTAAACGTTGAttcttctctctgttttttctctttatttatggaattggaaatctgggattttgttttacattttgtGTGTAATTTGTTCtggattttgttttacattaatGGGCTTTTTTCTATGTTCTTGAAGGTAGATTTGATAATGAAATAATGATTCTTTCAAtctttattaatttgtttttttccccttttttcaTGCGCTGTGGAAGTTTGGTTTTATTCACTTTTCATTTGGTTGGATAGAGAACTAATAAAGAATAGGAAAAGATGAGGAATTCAAATAATTAAGTTTAGGATTGGCTTATTGCTGAATGAGTTCTTTGTATTACTTTTATGCCAAAGCTATAGGAAAGTGGGGAATAGATGCTAacagggttttatattttatatttttccccttctttttggGTGAGAACTAATTTCACCAAATGAGGTTTATTCATGTACTGCTTTTTTCAGTTGGATTGATATACTAACagggtttttatattttatattttcccccttttttttgggtgagaactAATTTCACCAAATGAGATTCATTCATGTACTGCTTTTTGCAGTTGGATTGATATGCCTGGACTTAGGATTTAGAATTTTGCATAACTTAGGTTGTTTCTAGTTTATGTTATGTGGGCATCTTTCAGATTTTATGTCTTACAAGTATTCTGAAGAAAATTAAGATCAGGCCATTTCTTGGCGTATCATGTGCATGGAATGAAAGTTCTAGCGCTGCAAAGTACAGGAGCATTGTGGCTGTTCATTCTTTTATTCATAGTATAATGCAGCTGTGTGTGTGTCTGTCTGTTGAATGGGTTGGTTACTTGAGTCTGGTACACTGACCttgattttaatatattgtcATCAATAGACTTATGATTATTAGATTCTGGGCCTTGCTAGCGTCTTCTGACTTTTATTGGTTCAGTAGTGTCAATGTTGCAGGCTTGAGGCAGTCCTATCAATTCAAACCCTGATGTTGATGTTTATTCTTTGGCATGACTCTTATTTGATAAAGcattaaaatagaaaagtttTGCTGATGTACTAACTACTGCACATTTATCAATACTCTAGGGGAAGCCATGGCCGTTGCTGTGCAACCTTCCAAAGAAGttgcaacaaaaaagaaaccagTCACGAAGCAAAGGCGAGTAGTTGTGACAGGGATGGGCGTGGTGACCCCACTTGGTCATGATCCAGATGTCTTCTACAATAATTTGCTTGAGGGTGTCAGTGGCGTAAGTGAGATAGAGGCTTTTGATTGTGCCCAATTTCCAACGGTAAACCATATTTAAGTTTTCTCTTCTTCTGGTGCTTGCTCTGCAGTTTATTCTTAGCATTCTTACTGTTCTTTTTCTCCAGAGAATTGCTGGAGAGATCAAGTCTTTTTCAACTGATGGATGGGTTGCACCAAAACTTTCCAAGAGGATGGACAAATTTATGCTTTACATGCTTACTGCTGGGAAAAAAGCCTTGGCAGATGGTGGAATTACAGAAGATGTAATGAATGAATTAGATAAAGTGAGATGTGGAGTTTTGATTGGCTCAGCAATGGGTGGCATGAAGGTAACATCAAGCCTTCAGCAGTTTGATATACAGTATATAATGAGAATGGAACATGGTTGAAAATATTAAGTTAACCAGAGCTTATACTGGCTGATATtcaatttgattgataacaAGAGCTTTATGAAATCTGTAAGTTGTTGTCATGTCTGCTGCCTTTGTGGTTTCCTAATGCAGTGGAACTTACAACTTAAAGTCAAGTTCTGATTTTTGCCACATGCCTTAGAGTTGGAATAGTGAATTTTTTCAAGCTAGTCTTCTGTCTCTCTAGCTGTAATGGTTTTTGGCAGGAAGTGGAATCCAAAGTATAAAGCCCTAGATGAAACTACGTGACCTGCAGATAGGATGAGAAAGCATATTAATTCTGAAATTTATCAACAATTGTAACTGACTACTGTGTTCTTGTGTTTTGTGTTGTGAACAGGTTTTTAATGATGCAATTGAAGCCTTAAGGATCTCATACAAGAAGATGAATCCTTTCTGCGTACCATTTGCAACTACAAATATGGGTTCTGCCATGCTTGCAATGGATCTGGTCAACTTActattttttcaactttgtGATACACCTTGATGGGTTTTGGAAGTTGGGTCTTAAACCTTTTAACAGCTCATTTGTTTATTCAAATTGCAGGGATGGATGGGGCCAAACTATTCTATCTCCACTGCTTGTGCTACAAGCAATTTTTGCATAATGAATGCAGCAAACCATATCATTAGAGGTGAAGCTGTAAGTGTCTTGTAATCAACTCTTTCTCAGCCACAAAGCATGTGAATCTCTTATATTAGTCTTGTCTTTACATATTTTCATAGAATGATTTGTTGATAAGATGCAAccttgaaaagaaaaacttacaataaaataaatctaaatataTGTTGTGTTTTCCTCTGAAATTGTCATGCAGGATGTGATGCTTTCTGGTGGCTCAGATGCAGCCATTATACCTATTGGTATCTCTTTTTTACTTTACCTATGCTGATTTTATCTTTAGCATGCACCTACTTGTTATAGCATGAATTTTACATAACCTATTATTTTCTTGTTGGTGCAGGCTTGGGAGGTTTTGTGGCATGCAGAGCACTTTCCCAGAGGAACAGTGATCCTACAAAAGCATCACGTCCTTGGGACAGTGTATGTTATCAATAATCCTTTTGCATTGATATCAAATAGAGACACCCAAGTACACAGGGAGTATACAGGGGTGAACAAATCAAAAACGAACGTTACAAAAGTCAagtaaattcaaaattgaagaaaaaggtTGGTTTCTCCACACAGAGAACCAGTCAAATAAGGTTTGGAAAAATAGAAGCTTGAGATCAGGCATGGAACACTCAATGTCTTCAAAACACCTATTATTTCTCTcattccaaatacaccacatcaaacaaagagGAATGACCTTCCAAATATCTCCATTACGATGGCGACCAAAACGACCTTGCCAGCAAgcaaaaagcccaacaacaaacATTGGCATGACCTaacaaactccaaataaaccaaaaaccatatcccacAGCTCCAAAGCAACCGGGCAATGAAGGAATAGATGGTCAACACTTTCACTtttacacttgcacatataacaccaatccaaaatgcaaACCTTTCTTTTCGTTAAATTGTCAATTGTTAGACATTTCCCCAAGGCTGTGGTCCATACAAAATGCACATATTACACTTTATATCATGTTTCAATTAACTTATCCAAAACTGTTGATTATCAACATTATGGATCttgtgaatttaatttctattttctaatagtAATAGGAAGCTAAGTTCATAATATCTTCTTATTATATGTTGTCAATGGCTCTTATACTGATAGCAAATATGCTCTAGATCTGAGTTTTTATATGAATTGAACTTCAAGCAATTCTCCTAAAGATATTACACTCATTTCTTTGATTGTTGATTGAGCGAAGATAAACAAGGTCTTAATCCTATTTTTAGTTTCTTACTTGGTATAGTTCATGTGTGTTACCATAACATCTGATTTTTGTTATTCAACAGAATCGTGATGGATTTGTTATGGGTGAAGGAGCCGGAGTTTTGCTCTTAGAAGAATTAGAGCATGCTAAGGTATTTTAACTCTAACTCAATAAAGTCCATGTCCTATATGTCTGTAGGCATTTTCCTTTAAGCCTGTCAGTTATTCTTTGGGATCTAATTTGCTTTTAGATTACCAGCCATTGTGTTCATTGACCCACTTTCAGTGGCATTTCTGCTGTCCCTCTAGTTTCTTCAAGTTATATCAAATCACTTTTTCATGTTGGAATATCCACCGGTATTCATTTTACTAGTGTGAATTAgatgtttctttattttgttatccTCAACTACCTCCGAATTTTCATGCATGCTAACAAATTTTAACTCTTAACTCAATAAAGTCCATGCCCTATATGTCTGTAGGCATTTCCCTTTAAGCCTGGCAGTTATTCTTTGGGGCCTCATTTGCTTTTAGATTACCAGCCATTGTGTTCATTGACCCACTTTCAGTGGCATTTCTGTTGTCCCTCTAGTTTCTTCAAGTTATATCAAATCACTTTTTCATGTTGGAACATCTACTGGTATTCATTTTACTAGTgtgaattagatttttttttttttttggttatcctCAACTACCGATGAAATTTCAAGCATGCTAAGGTATTTTAACTCTAACTCAATAAAGTCCATGTCCTATATGTCTGTAGGCATTTCCCTTTAAGCCTGTCAGTTATTCTTTGGGCCTCGTTTGCTTTTAGATTACCAGCCATTGTGTTCCTTGACCCATTTTCAGTGGCATTTCTGTTGTCCCTCTAGTTTCTTCAAGTTATATCAAATCACTTTTTCATGTTGGAATATCCACTGGTATTCATTTTACTAGTGTGAATTAGGTGACTTTTTATTTTGTCATCCTCAGCTACCTCTGAATTTTCATGAACTGATATTTCTAATTCTACATTTTCTTGCTTGCTAAAGAGTGGTGATCAGTGAAGCTCAATCATTACTTTGTATAGCCTGTGataacatgtttcttttttgtaaataaCTCTGCCAGCTGATTTCCTATTTTGCAGAGAAGAGGTGCAAATATCTATGCAGAATTTCTTGGTGGAAGCTTCACTTGTGATGCTTATCACATGACTGAACCACATCCTGATGGTAACTTGCCTTCTCTTTGGTACTTAAATTTCAACCCTTGAAAAGGTTGCATTTCTTTAATAGTTTTTCTTGAGGGAGCATGTACATTGGACTTATTTCCTGCATCTATTCTACTCTTCCTGAGTTCTTTTCtgtcataataatttttaaactagtTTATATGATACTGCACCTATACTTTGTTGCTACTAACTACCTCATAAAGTGAGTTGCAGTTCACCAAATTGACCACCTGAATTGCTGCTTTATGTCCACAATCTTGATAGCAAAGGCTGTGGCACAGAAAGACAATAAAACCTGAAAATCAGTTGCAAATTGTCAAAACTCCACTAAGCTATACTCCCTGGTAGACTGGCACCATATCCCCTGTTAATACATCCAGGATTGCTATGAATTCTTCTTTTATTCGTGCATATTTCCACTCCTCAATTTAACAATGATATTTGCTTTTATCTAATTAAAATACCTTCTTAATTGgttaccatttttttaaatattttgggCAAGGAACCATATGCAAATCCTGACTTcatcaacactttttttttttataagtaagaagagaatattattaataaaagaatagcaagaaaaacacacaaaattcaCGGTTgtgaacaaaggaaaaaagaaacaaaaagacagAAGCAGCCCCTAATCTATACTAATagatgaaagaaaatccaaaagggtAGAACAATCCGAATAACCCCAACAACGAGAACAATCGAAGAGGGTCCGCTGGCAATACTCTAATAACTGAACCACAGTTTTCTCCTCATCCTCAAAAGACCGTCGATTCCGTtcagtccaaatagtccacattaaacATCCTGGAACCAAATCCCAAATATCTGAGCTATGCTTCCCAAGCTAATGATACCAGTAAAATAATAAGTCCACAACTGAACCTGGCATAACCCATTCCATCCCAAACAACCGAAGCATATATATCCACAAAGAATGAGCTattggacaaaaaagtaatagtTGATCTACAGATTCTGTATTAAAACAGCACAAACAACAACGATTCGTCAAAGGGCGACCACGAAACATAAGGTTATCCAAAGTTGGAATCTAACCATGGGCTGCTGTCCACATAAAAAAagccacccttttaggaaccttaACTTTCCAAGGGAAAGTGGAAGGAGCTGTATTTCGAATCTTATGATAAAAGGACCGAGTGTCAAACTTTCCACTGCCATTAAGATCCCAACAAAGTCTGTCACTCTCCTTCCTTAGGAATTCGGGtttggatgaaatgaagaaagTAGTAGGAAGCCACCAACTCCCAATCATTGAAGTCCCTGTGAAAACTTAAACTCCAAACTCTGTCATTATCACCCACAAGAGGGCTTAACACCTTAGAAATACAAGCCTCCTGATTAGCTGAACACAAAAATAACTGAGGATAAAGAATTTTGAGAGGAACATCACCAGTccacttatcatgccaaaaaagaatacgAGAACCATCCCTCACCACAAAAGAGAAATGCTTAGCAAAAGTTTCCCACCCTTCACTAATACTCGgccataacccacaaccatgaGCCCTACTACAAGCCCTAGTGCACCAACCCCCTTTTCTTTCCCCATATTTCATGGCAATGACCCTTCGCCACAAATGCGAGGTTTCATGGCCATGCCTCCAAAGCCATTTCCCTAATAGAGCCTGATTAAAAGGCACCAACTTCCGAATTCCTGCACCAACTTCCGAATTCCTAAACCACCCAACTCATGAGGTAAGTAAACcttttcccaagccaccaaagaATATTTGAAACACGTAACTGATGAACCCCACAAAAAGTGCCTATGGATGTGTTCCAATCTAGTAGCTTTAGGGATGGTAAAAAGGGAAAGGTAATACGTCGAAAGGCTTGAAAGGGTACTCTTTAGCAATGTGAGTCTACCACCCTTTGACAAATAAAGCTGCTTCCAGCCTGAAAGCctcttttccatcctctcaagGATCGGATTCCAAATAGAGGCTGTTTTGTACAAAGTACCCAATGGCATACCCAAGTAAATTATAGGCAAATTGTCCACCCTGCACTGAAGGATATTAGCCAAAAACTGAATGTTATGCACCTCCCTAATAGGGACAATTTCACTTTTCCTCACATTCACCTTTAGACTAGTAAAGGCTTGGAAACAAGTCAAAACTAGCCTAATAGAAAGAATTTACTCCCTAGAGGCATCATAGAAAAGAATGGTATCATCAGCAAATAGGAGATGAGAAACCTAGATACCAGTAGAATTAGCAGGACCCATATGAAAACCCTGAATGAAACCCTTTTCCTCAGTTTTCTTCAAGATACGACTTAAAACCTCCATGatcaacaaaaagagaaagggagatAAATGATCGCCTTGTCTGAGACCTCTAGAGCTACCAAAGAAGCCAGTTGGAGATCCATTAACTAGAACTGAGAAGCGAACAGTAGAGACACAAGTCTTTAGCCATCTCCTCCATCTATCTCCAAAGCCCATCCTCTCCAACAGATAAAACAAAGcgtcccaattcacatgatcgtaTGCTTTTTCAATGTCTAGCTTACACACCACCCCCGGAGTACGACATTTCAGTCTATTGTCCAAACATTCGTTAGCATAAGTACTGAATCCAAAATCTGTCTGCCACCAACAAAGGAATTCTATGACTCTGAAATAAGTTTATCCAGCACCCGCTTCAATTTGTTAGCTAAAACCTTAAACAACAACTTATACACACTGCCCACTAGGCTGAGAGGCCTAAAATCtttgataattacaacattattttttttgggaatcagAGATAAGAAAGAAGCATTTAGAGACCATTCAAACTCTGAGCTCCTATGGAAATGATCAAAGAATGCCATGACATCTGCTTCCACTACACTAGCATTTTTGGAAAAAGGGCATAGTGAAACTGTCAGGACTTGAGGCTTTATCATCCTGCATCTCATGAAGAACCTTTACCACTTCCTCCTTAGAAAGACCCCTCTCTAATTCAAGCCGCTCATCCTCCTCAATTCTAGCAAACTTTAAACCGTCCATAGAAGGGCGCCAAGAAACTAACTCAGTGTACAACCTCTAATAAAAATTGACCACCTTAGACTGCACCTCTTCTTCATCCTCATAGAGGACTCCATCCACCTCTATACCCCAAATATGATTAGTTCTTCTATGGGAGTTTGCAACCCGATGAAAGAAGCGAGTATTATTGTCCCCTTCCACAAATAGAATCCGAGACTTTTGTCTCCAAGAAATCTCCTCGAAAGAGGCAAGATGAGCAATCTCTCCTTTAATGTGAATACGATGAGATTGATCATCCTGAGAAAGATCAGACAAGTCCTCCCTAGCATCCAAACTCAACAATTCAGATAAAAGACATTTCTTCCTAAAGGCCAGATCCCCAAATTCCTCCTTATTCTACTATTTCAAGTTCTCTTTAAGAGCTTTTAATTTACGAGCCAGAATAAAACTAGGAGAACCCGAAAAGCAATACCCATTCTACCAATGCCGAACCCTTTCTAGAAAATCCTCTTCTTTCAACCTCATGTTCTCGAACTTAAAGGCACTCTGACCTCTTTTAACATTACCCGCGACCACCAAAAGAGGGCAATGATCAGAAATTACCCGAGGGAGCACCCTTTGAGACACGTTTCCATAGTGATCTACCCAACCCACCGATGCCAAGGTTCTATCAATTCTTGACATACAAGCAGACCCCGAATCTCTAAACCAAGTAAACGAAGCCCCTTCAAGGGGTAAGTCCACAAGGTAATTAGCCTCAGTGAAGTCTGAAAAAGCAAACATAGTTGGACTAAAAGCCTCACAACCAGGTCTCTCACTCGGGTATCGAATGGTATTGAAATCCCCAAAAACACTCCAAGCCGTATTCCACCTGGAGTGCATCCTTgaaagttcttcccacagagcACCTTGCAGATTATCCTAATTAGGCCCATACACTCCTAAACAAGCCCATACAAAATTATCTACAACCCCTTTCAATAGCACATTAACAGAATACAGACCAACAGCACaatcaactttttcaaaaactctCTTGTCCCAAACCAGTAACACCCCCCTTGCTGTATTGATTGCATCTAGAAAAACCCAATCCAAGAACGGACTACCCCAAAGGCTCCGAACAATAGAAGAATTTAAAGAAGACAACTTAGTTTCTTGAAAGCAAACTATATCACACTTCCACTCCTTGAGAAGATTTTTACATACCTCTTGCTTCTGAGGATTATTTAATCCCCTAACATTCCAAGATAGCAACCGTAAACTCATTTAAAACTGGTAATCGCCCCTTTACCTAGTGAGAGGTCTCTGTTCCTCCCCTTAGATGCTACCCCATCATAATTAATGGAAGAAAACAAACCTTTGAGTTCCCTAAGCCCTTTTTGCTTAGAGTTCACAATATCTATAGAAGACCCAACACTAACAACATCAACACAATCTTGTT
This genomic window contains:
- the LOC115968693 gene encoding 3-oxoacyl-[acyl-carrier-protein] synthase II, chloroplastic-like — encoded protein: MAAASSVTSPLCTWLVAACMSVTCGGDQSTCPSMLGSSSYSRNKRLFGSKWGRRKRVFLSKCSSELQSQRDLISSLCGSSFQGLMTSCLAFEPCNQYYASNASFSSLFGSSNVRVPSNRRHTRFNRAVRSGEAMAVAVQPSKEVATKKKPVTKQRRVVVTGMGVVTPLGHDPDVFYNNLLEGVSGVSEIEAFDCAQFPTRIAGEIKSFSTDGWVAPKLSKRMDKFMLYMLTAGKKALADGGITEDVMNELDKVRCGVLIGSAMGGMKVFNDAIEALRISYKKMNPFCVPFATTNMGSAMLAMDLGWMGPNYSISTACATSNFCIMNAANHIIRGEADVMLSGGSDAAIIPIGLGGFVACRALSQRNSDPTKASRPWDSNRDGFVMGEGAGVLLLEELEHAKRRGANIYAEFLGGSFTCDAYHMTEPHPDGAGVLLCVEKALAQSGVSREDVNYINAHATSTPAGDLKEYQALLQCFGQNPELRVNSTKSMIGHLLGAAGAVEAVAAIQAIRTGWVHPNVNLENPDEGVDKNVLVGPKKERLNIKAALSNSFGFGGHNSSIIFAPYK